One window from the genome of Luteithermobacter gelatinilyticus encodes:
- a CDS encoding TetR/AcrR family transcriptional regulator translates to MSELAKNRTGKKNSRKELILDAAEELFSIHGYDGVTLRQVSKKAGVKLALIDYHFGRKRDLFESVFLRRAKILNDARLKALEECERAAGPEGPSVESIIEAFLRPLEFVQESEDPGWKHYCALVAYINNSSVWGNVMIGKHFNPLVLRFIEALKKAMPGVREEKIFWGYHFLSGALTLTFAQTGRIDELSGGLCKSSDFQAIYNRMIPFFSAGFKDIEKDNADKTLNGA, encoded by the coding sequence ATGTCAGAACTCGCAAAAAACAGAACTGGTAAAAAAAATTCCAGAAAAGAACTTATTCTTGATGCGGCGGAGGAATTGTTTTCCATTCACGGTTATGACGGCGTAACCTTGCGGCAGGTGTCAAAAAAGGCGGGCGTCAAGCTGGCGCTGATTGATTATCATTTTGGGCGAAAACGGGATCTATTTGAAAGTGTTTTTCTGAGGCGGGCCAAGATCCTGAACGATGCCCGTCTGAAGGCATTGGAAGAATGTGAAAGGGCGGCGGGACCGGAAGGGCCTTCAGTGGAAAGTATTATTGAAGCTTTTTTGCGGCCATTGGAGTTTGTTCAGGAAAGTGAGGATCCGGGCTGGAAGCATTATTGTGCTCTAGTGGCATATATCAACAATTCTTCCGTATGGGGCAACGTTATGATCGGCAAACATTTTAATCCATTGGTGCTGCGGTTCATCGAGGCCTTGAAAAAGGCCATGCCAGGGGTCCGGGAAGAGAAAATTTTCTGGGGCTATCATTTCCTGTCCGGGGCCCTGACCCTGACCTTTGCGCAAACCGGGCGCATTGACGAACTGTCCGGCGGGCTATGCAAGTCGTCCGACTTTCAGGCAATTTATAATCGCATGATCCCGTTCTTTTCCGCCGGATTCAAGGATATTGAAAAAGACAATGCTGACAAGACTCTGAACGGGGCCTGA